The Deltaproteobacteria bacterium genomic interval CAGCATTGAAGGAAATTGTTTTTTTGGTTGCAGGGATTTGGATGTTGGTGGCAATGATTATTGCAGTTAGAGAAGCTTTGGATTATCAAAGCACATTGCGAGCTGTAGGGGTTTGTGCTATAGGTTGGATTATTCAATTGGCAATCTTTATGCTTTTTTTTGCTTTGACTGGTTTCCCAAGGGCATCCTAAACCTTTAATGGAAAGAAAATTGGTTATTCCAAAGAATTTGTTTGTTTTTGATATAGAAACCATAAGAGACAGGGATCTACTTGCAAGTGTCAAGGGAAGGGAAAAAGATACATTTGAAGACATTATGGAAAGAGAGCGCAAAAGATTAAGGAAAGAATCTATAGATGATGTTTTTGTTGCCACTCCGTATCACAAGGTAGTTTGTATCTCTTGTTTAAGGAAAATTGGAGATAAAAGGACTTTAAAGTCCTGGTGTGGTCCAGAAGGTAAGGTGCTGGAGACTTTTTGGGCATCAATAGGCGTGATTTTGAAGGAAGTAACAGAGGATGCTCCCTATATAATAACATTTAATGGTAAAAGATTTGATATTCCTGTTATAACTACAAGAACTTTAAGATACTTGGATAATTTCTTGAGTTGCAAAGAAGATTTGCAGAAGCACATTGATGTTGCCCTAAATACATATTTTTCCACAAAGGACAAATGGGAAAACAAAAGACCAAATTATACCAATAAATACTCCAGGTTTAATGTAGATTTAATAGAATATTTTGGTTTCGGAGCATCGTTAGAGGCTTTATGCAATATCTGTGGGATACCTGTTAAGTCTGAGGGCAGCGGGTCTGAAATTGAGAAGTATTATCTAAACGGTGATTATGATAAAATTGCGCGATATTGTGCTGAAGATGTAAGGGCTACCTATGCTCTTTATCTTCGTATGCTACTAATGCATCATGCTAAAGATACCTACGGAGAAATAAAGAGAGAATTGAAAAACTTGGAATCAATTAGACCAGAGATTAAAAAGTTGACACACTAAAAGATGCTGTTATATTTAGGATTACTTTTAAGGAGAGATGTCCGAGAGGCTGAAGGAGCACGACTGGAAATCGTGTATGGGGCCAAAAGCTCTATCGCGGGTTCGAATCCCGCTCTCTCCGCCATATGTGCGCCCATAGCTCAGATGGATAGAGCGGCAGATTGCGGATCTGCAGGTCAGGAGTTCAAGTCTCCTTGGGCGCACCTGATACTTGTCCGTTGGGCTCTACGCGTTGCATGCTTTCCGAATTCCGTCAGGTCCGGAAGGAAGCAGCGGTAGGAAATGATGTGCAAGTGCTGTAGATCAGCCTGATGGACAAGTATCATGAGGAAACAAGATGTGTATTGTCTTAGCCAGAAAGTATAGACCTAAAAATTTAAGTGAGATTATAGGCCAACCCGTTGTGGTACGTATATTAGAAAATGCTATCCGCATGAATAGAATTCCGCATGTTTTCCTTCTTTCCGGCCCAATGGGGGTGGGGAAAACTTCCACTGCTCGTGTAATAGCCAAGTCATTAAATTGTGAGAAAGGACCTACCATACATCCTTGTGAGACATGCAAAAGTTGTAAGGAAATCAATGAAGGAAGGGGAATAGATGTAATAGAGATAGACGGGGCGTCCAACAGAAAGGTGGAAGAAGCGAGGAGGATTATAGAAAGCATGAAGTATCCTCCTCTTTTCTCTCTTTACAAGGTGTATATTATTGATGAAGTACACATGCTAACCATGGAAGCATTTAATGCACTGCTTAAAACAATTGAGGAACCGCCGCAATATGTAAAGTTTGTCCTTGCCACTACCAACATGCAAAAGATGCCTCCTACCGTTCTCTCTCGCTGTATGATCCTGGATTTTAAAAAAATTCCTGAATTGCTGGTAAAAAAACATATATTGGAAATTTGCGAGAAAGAACAGATAACTATGCAGGAAAATGCAGCGACGCTTATTTCCAGCTTGTGCGAGGGTTCTTTGAGAAATGCGGAGATGCTTCTGGATAGGACGATATCTTATTGTGGAAAAAATATCTCTTTGAAAGATGTAGAAGATAGTCTTTATGTTTTAAAAGAAGGGAATATACAAGCATTCTTAGATGCAATAGTAAATGGAAATGTAGAAGAGTTAGAAAAATGGTTAGAGAAAATAGAAAGCAAGGGTGTAGATATATTTTATCTTTTTAATATGCTTTTGCGTAGGATTGAAATTTACATAAAAGAGAAAGTATATTCTATGGAACAGATGATAGGTGTGATGGATGTGTTTTATAAAGCATTTATGGATATGAGAGCCGGCGTTGACGGTGAAGTTGTGTTAAGAACAGCCGCCTACAAAGCTTGCGCAGTAAAGAATCTGGTGAAAATAGAAGATATCTTAGAAGAAATTAAAACAACCAACAAATCAAATAAACAAGGGATGAGAAAAGAACATAAAATTGAGGAAAAAACGACGCAATCAAAAGGGGATTTACAAACAGAGAACTTTCCAGTAGTAAAATATATATTAGAAGAGTTTGATGGAAAGATTATAGGGAGGTTATGATGCCTAAAAGACCGGGTGGTTTAGACATGAATATGCTTATGGCTCAGGCGAAAAAATTACAGAACGAATTAAAAAAAGTTCAGGAAGAAGCGGCAAAGGAAACGGTGGATGTAACCGTCGGGGGAGGAATGGTTTCTGTGAAAGCAAGCGGAGAAGGAAAAATTGCAGAGATCAAAATATCTAAGGATATAGTTGATCCTGAAGATATAGAAATGTTACAAGATCTAATACTTTCCGGGGTGAATGAAGCATTGAGGAAAGCTAAGGAAATGGTGCAGGAAAAGATGAGCGGTGTAACAGGAGGCATGGGCTTAGGCGGTCTTTCTAATTTAATTTAAAGTTAATTTACAGTTGCTTTTATTAAATTATACATTATAATTAAATCAGATTTTATTAATTCTGGGAGGAGGGTTTTTATTATGTTGAAGAGATTAGATGTAAGATGGCACGCCAGAGCAGGCCAAGGCGCAGTAACTGCTGCTCATAATTTGGCCGAGATTATGGCTCAGGAAGAAGGGGCCTATGCCAGGGCATTTGCCGTTTATGGTGCGGAAAAAAGAGGGGCACCGGTAATAGCATTTACTAGGCTTTCGGATCATCCAATAAGAGACCATTCAGAATATATGGAGCCAGATGTAGTACTCCTTCTTGACCCTACATTGGTTGGGTTAGTAAATATAGCAGAAGGAACAAAAAAAGGAGCAACGGTTATTGTAAACACATCTTTAAAGAAAGAGGACCTGATTAAACAGTTAAATTTAAAAGGATTTAAGGTTTACATACTGGATGCCAACAAAATAAGCAGGGATGAACTTGGTAGATCTATTCCTAATGTTCCCATGTTGGGTGCACTTTCTCAAGTACTGAATTTAATAGATAAAGATAGCTTGTCCAAAAAGGTAGAAAAATTACTGAAGGATGCAGGCAAGTTTAGCGAGAAGATAGTTCGAGGGAATATCAATGCACTCAAGAAAGGATTTGAGGGGGTTCAATAATGAAAATAGGAGAAAAGGCACAATGGAATGACTTATTGACAGGTGGTGTGATAGAGGATCCGGGAAATAGTGTGGATTACAAAACAGGCCCATGGAGAACAGAAAGGCCTATATGGAATAAAGATGCGTGTATAAATTGCATGTTTTGTTGGGTTTACTGTCCCGATTCAGCTATTAAAGTAGACAAAGATGGAAATATGGCTGGCATAAATTATGATTTTTGTAAAGGATGCGGGATATGCGTTAAAGAATGTCCTAAACCTAATACATTGGCTATGGCCTTAGAAGTGGATATAGAGAAAAAAGGTATGGATACCGTATTTAAAGAAACATTCGGAGGGAAATAATGGGAAACAAAGTAGCATTAGATGGTAATACTGCCGCGGCACATGCCATCAGGCAGATTAATCCTGATGTTATCGCTGCTTTCCCCATAACACCGTCTACACAGATTCCGATGACAGTGGCTTCATTTATTGCTGATGGATTGATGGATACAGAATTAGTTACTGTAGAATCAGAACATTCTGCTATGAGTGCTTGTGTGGGAGCGGCTGCGGCGGGCGGAAGAGTAATGACGGCAACGGCAGCTCAAGGATTAGCCTTGATGTGGGAAATTGTATATGTCGCTTCTTCTATGAGATTACCGATAGTAACTGTGATTGCAGCGAGGGCATTGAATGCACCATTGAATATTCATGGAGACCATTCGGATGTTATGGGAG includes:
- a CDS encoding 4Fe-4S binding protein — protein: MKIGEKAQWNDLLTGGVIEDPGNSVDYKTGPWRTERPIWNKDACINCMFCWVYCPDSAIKVDKDGNMAGINYDFCKGCGICVKECPKPNTLAMALEVDIEKKGMDTVFKETFGGK
- a CDS encoding 2-oxoacid:acceptor oxidoreductase family protein — protein: MLKRLDVRWHARAGQGAVTAAHNLAEIMAQEEGAYARAFAVYGAEKRGAPVIAFTRLSDHPIRDHSEYMEPDVVLLLDPTLVGLVNIAEGTKKGATVIVNTSLKKEDLIKQLNLKGFKVYILDANKISRDELGRSIPNVPMLGALSQVLNLIDKDSLSKKVEKLLKDAGKFSEKIVRGNINALKKGFEGVQ
- the dnaX gene encoding DNA polymerase III subunit gamma/tau, which codes for MCIVLARKYRPKNLSEIIGQPVVVRILENAIRMNRIPHVFLLSGPMGVGKTSTARVIAKSLNCEKGPTIHPCETCKSCKEINEGRGIDVIEIDGASNRKVEEARRIIESMKYPPLFSLYKVYIIDEVHMLTMEAFNALLKTIEEPPQYVKFVLATTNMQKMPPTVLSRCMILDFKKIPELLVKKHILEICEKEQITMQENAATLISSLCEGSLRNAEMLLDRTISYCGKNISLKDVEDSLYVLKEGNIQAFLDAIVNGNVEELEKWLEKIESKGVDIFYLFNMLLRRIEIYIKEKVYSMEQMIGVMDVFYKAFMDMRAGVDGEVVLRTAAYKACAVKNLVKIEDILEEIKTTNKSNKQGMRKEHKIEEKTTQSKGDLQTENFPVVKYILEEFDGKIIGRL
- a CDS encoding ribonuclease H-like domain-containing protein — protein: MERKLVIPKNLFVFDIETIRDRDLLASVKGREKDTFEDIMERERKRLRKESIDDVFVATPYHKVVCISCLRKIGDKRTLKSWCGPEGKVLETFWASIGVILKEVTEDAPYIITFNGKRFDIPVITTRTLRYLDNFLSCKEDLQKHIDVALNTYFSTKDKWENKRPNYTNKYSRFNVDLIEYFGFGASLEALCNICGIPVKSEGSGSEIEKYYLNGDYDKIARYCAEDVRATYALYLRMLLMHHAKDTYGEIKRELKNLESIRPEIKKLTH
- the porA gene encoding pyruvate ferredoxin oxidoreductase; the encoded protein is MGNKVALDGNTAAAHAIRQINPDVIAAFPITPSTQIPMTVASFIADGLMDTELVTVESEHSAMSACVGAAAAGGRVMTATAAQGLALMWEIVYVASSMRLPIVTVIAARALNAPLNIHGDHSDVMG
- a CDS encoding YbaB/EbfC family nucleoid-associated protein, producing MPKRPGGLDMNMLMAQAKKLQNELKKVQEEAAKETVDVTVGGGMVSVKASGEGKIAEIKISKDIVDPEDIEMLQDLILSGVNEALRKAKEMVQEKMSGVTGGMGLGGLSNLI